From the Bacillota bacterium genome, the window CGCCGCCATCCCCTCCATCCGCCGGCGCCTGGAGACGCTGGCCGACGTGGGGCTGGGCTATATCGAGCTGGGCCAGCCGGCCACCACGCTCTCGGGCGGCGAGGCGCAGCGCGTCAAGCTGGCCACCGAGCTGAGCCGCCGCTCCGAGGGCGACGCGGTCTACATCCTGGACGAGCCGACCACCGGCCTGCACATGGCCGACGTGGAGAAGCTGCTGGCCGTCCTGCAACGGCTGGTCGACCAGGGGAACACGGTCATCGTCATCGAACACAACCTGGACGTGATCAAGTCGGCCGACTGGGTGATCGACCTGGGCCCGGAGGGCGGCGAGCGCGGGGGCGAGGTGGTGGCGGCGGGCACCCCGGAGGAGGTGGCGCAGGTGGAGCGGAGCCACACGGGTCGCTTCCTGCGCCGGGTGCTGGGCCTGGCTCCCGCCCCGGAGCCGCGGGCGGCGCCGGCGCGGGCGGCGGCCGGCGCCGCGGGCGCCTGAGCGCGGCGGGCTGTCATGCGCCGGCAGCTCGCCTTCTCCGCCCGCCTCCTCCTCGCCCTGGTGGGCGTCGTCCTCCTGGCCACGCTGCTCCACGAGGTGCTGGTGGCGGCCCGCCTGGGCGCCTGGACCCGGGCCGGGCTGCGGCCGGACGTGGCGGCGGGCGTCGCGGTCGACATGCTCTTGGCGGGCGGCCTGGCCATGATCGCGGCCGTGGGGCTGGCGCTCCTGCTGGGGCGCGCGCTGCTCCGGCCGCTCGACCGGGCGATCGCGGCGGCCGCGCGCATCGCCGCCGGCGACTACGGGGTGCGGCTGGGGACGTCGGGCGACCGCGACCTCGACCGCCTGGCGACGGCGCTCGACCGGCTGGCCGAGCGGCTGGAGCAGGAGGAGCGGACCCGCCGCGACCTGGTGGGGGACGTCGCCCACGAGCTGCGCAACCCGCTGGCCACGCTCCAGGGCTACGTGGAGGCCATGCGCGACGGCGTCCTCGAGCCGGGTCCGGAGGCGCTGGAGACGCTGGCGCGCGAGATCCAGCGGCTCGCCCGCCTGGTCGACGACCTGCAGGAGCTGAACCGCATCGAGCGGCGCGACCTGACGCTCCACATCGAACCGGTCGACCTGCGCGAGGCGGTGGAGGCGGCGCTTGCGCTCCGCCAGGCGGAGCTGGCGGCGGGCGGATACAGGCTGGAAGTGGCCGTGCCGGCAGGGCTTCCTCCCCTGGCGGCGGACCGCGACCGGCTGGCGCAGGTGCTGGGCAACCTGCTGGACAACGCCATCCGCTACACGCCGGGCGGCGGGCGGATCCGCGTGGAGGCGGCGGCCGGGCCCGGGGAGTCCGGCCCGTCGCACGTCGTCTGGTCGGTGGGCAACAGCGGTCCCGGCCTCAGCGAGGAGGAGGCGCGCCACGTCTTCGACCGCTTCTACCGTGCGGAGCGCTCTCGCGCCCGCTCCACCGGCGGCGCCGGGCTGGGCCTGGCCATCGTGCGCGGGCTGGTGGAGATGCACGGTGGGCAGATCGGGGTGACGAGCGAGCCGCGGGAGTCCGACGGGGCCGCCGGCGGGCGCTGGACCGAGTTCCGGCTCCGCTGGCCGGCCTGGGGGGGTGGCAAGGCTGCCCAGGGTGCTGGTGGTCGATGACGAGGCGCCGATCCGGCGTCTGGTGCGCGCCTACCTGGAGCGCGAGGGGCACGAGGTGCTGGAGGCGGCGGACGGCGACGAGGCCTGGCGCCTCTTCGGCGAGGCGCGGCCCGAGCTGGTCGTCCTCGACCTCCTCCTGCCCGGCGTCCCGGGCCTCGAGCTCTGCCGGCGCATCCGCGCCGCCGGGCGGACGGGGATCATCCTCCTGACGGCCCGCGGCGAGGAGGCCGACCGCGTGGCCGGCCTGCGGCTCGGCGCCGACGACTACGTGACCAAGCCCTTCAGCCCCGCCGAGCTGGCGGCCCGCGTCGAGGCGGTCCTCCGCCGGCTCGGCGCCTCCCCGGGCGAGGGGGAGGAGGCGGCGCGGCCGTCGCCGGCGCCCGCGGGGGCCGTGCTCCGCGAGGGCGACCTGGCGCTCGACCCGGTGGCCCACCGCGCCACCCTGGGCGGCCGCCTGCTCGACCTGACGCCCACGGAGTTCCGCCTGCTGGAGACGCTCTTGCGCGAACCGGGCCGGGCCTTCACCCGGGCGCAGCTGGCCGAGCGGGCGCTCCTCCACGCCGACGAGGCGGTGGAGCGGACCATCGACAGCCACGTGCGCAACCTGCGCCGCAAGCTGGGCGACGACCCGGAGCGGCCCCGCTACATCGAGACCGTCTTCGGGGTGGGCTACCGCCTGCGCAGCCTCTGAATCCGCCCCGTCCGGGGGCTGCGGGCAGGGAGGGCTCCGCGTCCCTGGCCGGAGAGGGGCACCAGCGCCAGCAGCCGTGGACGGCCAAGGCCCGGCAGCCAGCGCAGGACGGCCGCCCCGCCCCACATGGCGCCCATCAGGCCGCCCATCCAGGTCATGGGGTCTGCCGAGAGGCGCGGGGCGGCGGCCAGGGGCAGCGCCGCCGCCAGGTGCGCTCCGGCGGCGCCCAGCGCGAAGCCCAGCGGCCCCCACAACATGGCCTCCATGGCCGCCTCGCCTGCCCGGCCGGGAGCCGGCCGGCTCCCGGCCGCCAGGGCCGCGGCCACTCCCGTGCCGAGCGAGCCCACGAGGAGCGGCCCCCAGCCTCCGTCGCCCGCCGCCGGAAGGAGGCCCAGCAAGAGGGCGGCGGCCGCCCCACCGAGGGCGGCCGCGCGTGCGCTTTCCAGAGGTTCCACCCCGCCGCGAGGATATGCGCCTCACCGCTCCTTCAGCACGTCGCGCATGCGCCGGTACTCCTCCTCCGTGATCTCCCCGCGCGCATAGCGCTCGCGCAGGAGGCCGAGAGCCCGGTCGTCGCCCGTCTCGGCCGGGAGCGGCGTGCCGCCGCCCGGCCGCCGCACGATCGCCCAGATGATGAGGCCGATGATGGCGAGGGGGATCAGCCAGGCCAGCAGCATCCAGAGGAAGCCCCAGCCGGCGTAAGGCCCGTAGAAGGACATCATGTCGCACCCACCCCCTTCCGTTCAGCGCTCCCGGAGCACCGCCAGCCTCCGCCGGAACTCTTCCTCGTCGATCTCGCCGCGAGCCAGGCGCTCGCGGAGGAGGGCGACGGCGCGGTCGCCCTCCGGCTCCATCGTCTCCCGCAGCTCCACCGGTCCCATGCTGTGCCCGCATCCGTGCCCGCCGTGGGCATGGCCGGTCATTCCCGCGTGGCCGGTCAGGCCCACGCGGCCTCGCGCAAACGCCCAGACCGCCAGAGCCGCGAAGAGCAGCAGCATCCATCCCAGCCAGGGGCCGCCCACGCCGCGCCCGGCCCAGGAAGCGAAGCCCCATCCCCATCCCATCGCCGCTTCCTCCTCTGTCTGAACCCAGTTTCGCGCCGGCTGCCCTCCGCCTACGAGGGGAGGCGGGCGGACGGCGCCGCCCCGGGCTGGCGCCGACCGCCCGGCCGCCGGTCCGGCGCTAGCTGCCGGACGGAGCCTGCGGCTGGGAGGGCGCGCTACCCTGCCCGTTCGCGTCGAGCCAGCGCTCCATGGTGTCGACGCACTGGCTCGCCAGGGAGCGGAACTGGTCCGGGGAGAGGCCCATCATCCATCCCGGCCCGTAACCGTAACCCGGCCCGCCCGGCCCATAGGCCGGCGGCGTTGTCGGCTGCGCCTGGGTGGCCGCCGCGGGTGCGACCGGAGCCGGGGGCGTCACGCGGGCCGCGACTGCGGCCGGGGTCGCCGGCGCCGCCTGGGCGGCGGGTGTCGACCCGGACGCCAGGGCGAAGCCGGTGACGCCGGAGACGACCGCCACCAGCACGAGCGCCGCCAGCCATGTCCACCGTCTGCCGGACATCCTCTCGACCTCCTTCGTCCCCCAGGCTAGCCGGGACGGGTGCACGCGCGGGGCAGGGCGCGTGCAGGAAGTCTCGGCTTGGCGTGCACTTGCGGTGCAGAATCGGGAGGTGGGCGCCGGAAAGGCTTTCCGGGACGGGCGCGGGCGGCGGCACCGGTCCATGACCCGCCAGGGCGATGGACGCCGCCCGTCTCCGGCACCAGAATGGGCGGGGCGCCGGCCGGTGCGCCTCCGCGGGCGGGCACCCCCGCGAGGCGGCGCTCCGGCGGCCGCGCCACCGGCTTCCCCGGGCAATCCTTTCGAAGGAAGAGGCGATGGACGGTGAAACCTTCCGCTCCCAGCGGCACACCCGCGCCCGCGGTACCCTCGCTGCGCCCCCTGGCGGAGGTGGCGGCCGAGCTGGGCCTCGACGAGTCGGAGTGGGAGCCGTACGGCCGGGAGGCGGCCAAGGTGACGCTGGAGGCTCTTCGCCGGCGCGGCGCGGCCGGCCCGGCGGGCCGCCTGGCCCCGCTGCCGGGGCGGCTGGTGCTGGTGACGGCCATCACCCCGACGAGCGCCGGCGAGGGCAAGACCACCACCAGCATCGGCCTGGCCGACGCGCTGCGGCGCCTCGGCCGGCGCGCGGCCGTGGCGCTGCGGGAACCCTCGCTGGGGCCGGCGCTGGGCGCCAAGGGCGGCGCCACGGGCGGCGGGCGCGCCAGCCTCGTCCCGGCCGACCGGATCAACCTCCACTTCACCGGCGATCTCCATGCCGTCACCGCGGCCAACAACCTGCTGGCGGCGCTCATCGACAACCGCCTCCACTACGGCGGCCAACCGGCGCTGGACCCGCGGCGGATCGCCTTCCACCGGGCGCTGGACATGGACGACCGCGCGCTCCGCCGCGTGGTGATCGGGCTGGGTGGCCCGACGGGCGGCGTGCCGCGCGAGGAGGAGTTCCAGATCACGGCCGCCTCGGAGGTGATGGCGGTCCTCTGCCTGGCCTCCGACAGCGACGACCTGGAGGCGCGCCTGGGGCGCATCATCGCCGGCTGGACGCGCGACGGGCGGCCGGTGACGGCCGCCGACCTGGGCGCGGCCCCGGCCATGGCCGCGCTTCTGGGGACGGCGCTCCAGCCCAACCTGGTCCAGACGCTGGAGGGGACGCCGGCGCTGGTCCACGGCGGCCCCTTCGCCAACATCGCCCACGGCGCCAACAGCATCCTGGCCACGCGCCTGGCGCTGGCGACGGCCGAGGTGACGGTGACCGAGGCCGGCTTCGGATCCGACCTGGGCGCCGAGAAGTTCGCCGACATCACCGCCCGCGCGGGCGGCTTCGCCCCCTCCGCCGTCGTCCTGGTGGCCAGTCTCCGGGCACTCAAGCTCCACGGCGGTGCCGACCGGAAAGCTCTGGACGAGGAAGACCTGGCCGCCCTCGAGCGGGGGCTGGCCAACCTGGACGCCCACCTGCGCATCACCGGGCAGATGGGCGTCCCGGTGGTGGTGGCGGTCAACCGCTTCCCCGGCGACAGCGAGGCGGAGCTGGAGCGCGTGCTCGCCCACTGCGCGGAGCGCGGCGTACCGGCGGCCCTGAGCGAGGTCTACGCGCGCGGCGGCGAGGGCGGCCTCGAGCTGGCGGAGCGGGTGCTGGAGGCGCTGGAGCGCTCGCCGGGGGCCGCTTCCTTCCGCCCCTTCTACGAGGAAGGGCTGCCCGCCGCCGAGACGCTGGAGCGGCTTGCGCGGGACGTCTACGGCGCGCGCGGCGTCGCCTTCAGCCGCGAAGCGGAGGCCGCGCTCGGCCGTCTGGAGCGGGCGGGGCTGGACCGGCTGCCGGTCTGCGTGGCCAAGACGCAGTACTCGCTGGCCGACGACGCCGCCCTGGGCGGCACGCCCCGGGAGCCCTGGACGCTCCACGTGCGCGAGCTGCGCGCCAGCGCCGGGGCGGGCTTCCTGGTGGCGCTGACGGGCGAGATCCTGACCATGCCCGGGCTGCCCAAGGAGCCTGCGGCGCTCTCCATCCGGCTGGCGGCCGACGGGCGCGTGGAGGGGATCCTCTAGGCGGGCGGCCGCGGGCGCAGGCGGGGGATCCCCCGGGCGGTCCGCGTACAATGGAAGGCGGCCATGGGCGCGAGCGCTTCGCACGAGACCGATCCCGGGCTCCAGGAACAGCTGCGGCAGCTGCCGGAGCAGCCCGGCTGCTACCTCTTCCGCGACGCCGCCGGCGAGGTGATCTACGTCGGCAAGGCGGTCTCGCTGAAGAGCCGGGTCCGCTCCTACTTCCACAGCCCCTCGGCGCTCTCGCCCAAGGTGGCCGCGATGGTGCCGCAGATCGCGCGCATCGAGACGGTAGTCACCGACAGCGAGACCGAGGCGCTGGCGCTGGAGTGCAACCTGATCAAGCACTACCGGCCGCGCTTCAACGTCCGTCTGCGCGACGACAAGAACTACCCCTACCTGCGCGTCGACCTGAACGCGGAGTGGCCGACCATCCGCCTGGTGCGCAGCATGCGCGGCGACGGTGCCCGCTACTTCGGGCCCTTCACCAACTCCGGGGCGGTACGCGAGACGCTCCGCACCCTGCGCAAGGTCTTCCCCTGGCGGAGCTGCTCCGACCGGCGGCTGGCCCAGGGCGGGCCGCCCTGCCTCTACTTCCACATCCACCGCTGCCTGGCGCCCTGTGACGGTCGCGTCGACCGGGCCGCCTACCACGCCATGATGGAGGAGCTGGTGGCCTTTCTGGAGGGGCGCCGCGGCGAGCTGATCGAACGGCTGGAGCGGCGCATGTTCGAGGCGGCCGAGGAGGAGCGCTACGAGCAGGCGGCCGTCTACCGCGACCAGTTGGCCGCCCTCCGCCAGGTGACCGAACGCCAGAAGATCGTCAGCCAGGCGCTGGAGGACGCCGACGTCATCGCGCTCGGGCGCGGCGAGCACGCCGTCTGGGCGCAGGTGCTCTACGTCCGCGAGGGCAAGGTGGTGGACGAGGCCGCCTTCGACCTGACCGGCGTCCAGGGCGAGTCCGACGCCGAGGTGCTGGGCGCCTTCGTCAAGCAGTATTACGCGCAGGCGGCGCAGATCCCGCCCCGCCTCCTCCTGGAGCAGCCCATCGAGGAGCAGGAGGCGGTCCAGGCCTGGCTGGCCGAGCGGCGCCGGG encodes:
- a CDS encoding formate--tetrahydrofolate ligase; the protein is MGGAPAGAPPRAGTPARRRSGGRATGFPGQSFRRKRRWTVKPSAPSGTPAPAVPSLRPLAEVAAELGLDESEWEPYGREAAKVTLEALRRRGAAGPAGRLAPLPGRLVLVTAITPTSAGEGKTTTSIGLADALRRLGRRAAVALREPSLGPALGAKGGATGGGRASLVPADRINLHFTGDLHAVTAANNLLAALIDNRLHYGGQPALDPRRIAFHRALDMDDRALRRVVIGLGGPTGGVPREEEFQITAASEVMAVLCLASDSDDLEARLGRIIAGWTRDGRPVTAADLGAAPAMAALLGTALQPNLVQTLEGTPALVHGGPFANIAHGANSILATRLALATAEVTVTEAGFGSDLGAEKFADITARAGGFAPSAVVLVASLRALKLHGGADRKALDEEDLAALERGLANLDAHLRITGQMGVPVVVAVNRFPGDSEAELERVLAHCAERGVPAALSEVYARGGEGGLELAERVLEALERSPGAASFRPFYEEGLPAAETLERLARDVYGARGVAFSREAEAALGRLERAGLDRLPVCVAKTQYSLADDAALGGTPREPWTLHVRELRASAGAGFLVALTGEILTMPGLPKEPAALSIRLAADGRVEGIL
- a CDS encoding SHOCT domain-containing protein translates to MMSFYGPYAGWGFLWMLLAWLIPLAIIGLIIWAIVRRPGGGTPLPAETGDDRALGLLRERYARGEITEEEYRRMRDVLKER
- a CDS encoding response regulator transcription factor, whose translation is MPRVLVVDDEAPIRRLVRAYLEREGHEVLEAADGDEAWRLFGEARPELVVLDLLLPGVPGLELCRRIRAAGRTGIILLTARGEEADRVAGLRLGADDYVTKPFSPAELAARVEAVLRRLGASPGEGEEAARPSPAPAGAVLREGDLALDPVAHRATLGGRLLDLTPTEFRLLETLLREPGRAFTRAQLAERALLHADEAVERTIDSHVRNLRRKLGDDPERPRYIETVFGVGYRLRSL
- a CDS encoding SHOCT domain-containing protein encodes the protein MLLLFAALAVWAFARGRVGLTGHAGMTGHAHGGHGCGHSMGPVELRETMEPEGDRAVALLRERLARGEIDEEEFRRRLAVLRER
- a CDS encoding HAMP domain-containing protein, which encodes MRRQLAFSARLLLALVGVVLLATLLHEVLVAARLGAWTRAGLRPDVAAGVAVDMLLAGGLAMIAAVGLALLLGRALLRPLDRAIAAAARIAAGDYGVRLGTSGDRDLDRLATALDRLAERLEQEERTRRDLVGDVAHELRNPLATLQGYVEAMRDGVLEPGPEALETLAREIQRLARLVDDLQELNRIERRDLTLHIEPVDLREAVEAALALRQAELAAGGYRLEVAVPAGLPPLAADRDRLAQVLGNLLDNAIRYTPGGGRIRVEAAAGPGESGPSHVVWSVGNSGPGLSEEEARHVFDRFYRAERSRARSTGGAGLGLAIVRGLVEMHGGQIGVTSEPRESDGAAGGRWTEFRLRWPAWGGGKAAQGAGGR
- the uvrC gene encoding excinuclease ABC subunit UvrC, yielding MGASASHETDPGLQEQLRQLPEQPGCYLFRDAAGEVIYVGKAVSLKSRVRSYFHSPSALSPKVAAMVPQIARIETVVTDSETEALALECNLIKHYRPRFNVRLRDDKNYPYLRVDLNAEWPTIRLVRSMRGDGARYFGPFTNSGAVRETLRTLRKVFPWRSCSDRRLAQGGPPCLYFHIHRCLAPCDGRVDRAAYHAMMEELVAFLEGRRGELIERLERRMFEAAEEERYEQAAVYRDQLAALRQVTERQKIVSQALEDADVIALGRGEHAVWAQVLYVREGKVVDEAAFDLTGVQGESDAEVLGAFVKQYYAQAAQIPPRLLLEQPIEEQEAVQAWLAERRRERSGSARLEIRVPRRGPKRELALMARKNAELLVRRDEEAWQRRRASAEGAVEELQRWLDLPRPPRRIECFDISSTQGREPVGSMVVFVDGRPARALYRRFRLQAGAGPDDYEAMREVVYRRLRRALAERDPKFLPLPDLLLVDGGKGQLGAALEAVRLAGADPGRLPVLAIAKEKEWLFAPGRSDPILLPADSAALHLVQRSRDEAHRFALAYHRRRRGRAALRSLLEEVPGIGPKRTRALLRAFPSLEAMEQAGEEALARVPGMSRAAARQLLEALRSRA